In one Leptospira fletcheri genomic region, the following are encoded:
- a CDS encoding cytochrome-c peroxidase has translation MNHRFLIVVLFPITFGLNSCKERRPVPELQAFVVRNVIHPSNNLYNRDKVELGKTLYFDKRLSLGQDFSCATYKDTDFHTEGVPRNRIHQNVDQTLTNVTLYKDVFKDPETRDLEDVVKQRVYSELMSKNGATVVKRISSVPEYREMFQKAFGSPEITLDRIVFAIASFQRTILSRNSNFDRFAMGEEAALTPAQKRGWDVFQNKAKCVQCHQGPNFSDSEMHNTGVSGTKDRIRTPSLRDVTRKKSFMHNGRFESLEEAVNHAIEERHFKAVSGPQSQPARLSEEEKRDLIEFLRALEGETIPLEVPNIPKA, from the coding sequence ATGAACCATAGATTTTTGATCGTCGTTCTTTTTCCAATCACGTTCGGTTTGAATTCCTGCAAAGAGCGTAGGCCCGTACCGGAATTGCAGGCTTTCGTCGTGAGGAATGTCATCCATCCCAGCAATAATCTCTATAACCGGGATAAGGTGGAACTGGGAAAGACTTTATATTTTGATAAACGTCTTTCTCTCGGGCAGGACTTCAGTTGCGCCACGTACAAGGACACGGATTTCCATACGGAAGGAGTTCCACGAAATAGGATTCACCAAAACGTGGACCAAACCCTTACGAACGTGACGCTCTACAAAGACGTTTTTAAGGATCCGGAAACCCGGGATCTGGAGGACGTAGTGAAGCAGAGGGTGTATTCCGAACTCATGTCTAAGAACGGAGCTACTGTCGTTAAGCGAATCTCTTCCGTTCCCGAATATAGGGAAATGTTTCAGAAGGCTTTCGGTAGCCCCGAGATCACTTTGGATAGGATCGTATTCGCGATCGCTTCTTTTCAGAGAACCATATTGAGCCGGAATTCCAACTTTGATCGATTCGCGATGGGGGAAGAGGCGGCGCTGACTCCCGCTCAGAAACGCGGTTGGGACGTTTTTCAAAACAAAGCAAAATGCGTCCAATGTCACCAAGGTCCGAATTTCTCGGATTCGGAAATGCATAATACCGGCGTATCCGGAACCAAGGATCGGATTCGGACTCCTTCTTTACGGGATGTAACCAGAAAGAAATCCTTTATGCATAACGGACGATTCGAGTCCTTGGAAGAGGCCGTAAATCACGCAATCGAAGAAAGACATTTCAAAGCGGTTTCCGGTCCGCAATCGCAGCCTGCAAGACTTTCAGAGGAAGAAAAAAGGGATCTCATCGAGTTCCTCCGGGCATTGGAAGGGGAAACAATTCCTTTAGAAGTTCCGAATATTCCAAAGGCCTAA
- a CDS encoding TolC family protein, with protein MQSVQAVPFLRKIYFRLFLAGALSVPGSLFAQEAEPFSPNKPVLHLSLKEAVNYVLANNLTVKNAKMEYVKADSDFLKNDSKYAWTLVGSFTSVKTGLPSNRNNIISGTKISNDRMAIGIQKQFETQTYFSFEVSNTRFDTNALESAASAAPLGALGPLLAAPPQYTSALTATLSQELLKYSFGKTDKQRRKMLQQNAVIKRDNLIDTLSRLVVQTLVDYWTLSVYDSQVATFEKLERNTRAIRDITARKTGLGLSESFELNQWNSAVMNTQNSLEKAKLARDTAERNLVRVLSVDPSSKIAGITDLQDKIPADIRPEKDYEYALLNRIDLKNLRRQKEVADLDLKIKEAEDMPSLKISGRYSSQGQTFLNPQANFVNPDTGVLSFKYPDMNASFNLSYPLFDLGIKANIRDAKIKVKVLAKQEEDLKEQIREELNDRFASLSAGQELLDSAIRQRDEAESYYKGVQVRYSQGRFTAVVVKLALDNLINAELRLAQAKINFNVDLIRYNLAKNYVFEKFGVEVSKIVEELSKYDPDAEKKP; from the coding sequence ATGCAGAGCGTCCAAGCCGTTCCTTTCTTAAGGAAAATTTATTTCCGGCTTTTTTTGGCTGGGGCTCTGTCCGTACCAGGTTCCCTTTTTGCCCAGGAGGCCGAACCGTTCTCCCCCAACAAACCCGTGCTTCACCTCTCCCTAAAAGAGGCGGTCAATTACGTTCTGGCAAACAACCTAACTGTCAAAAATGCCAAAATGGAATACGTCAAGGCGGATTCCGACTTTCTAAAGAACGACTCCAAATACGCTTGGACTCTGGTTGGTTCTTTCACTTCTGTAAAGACGGGACTTCCCTCGAACCGAAATAACATCATCTCCGGAACGAAAATATCGAACGACCGGATGGCGATCGGAATCCAAAAGCAATTCGAAACCCAAACGTATTTCAGCTTCGAAGTCAGCAACACACGATTCGACACGAACGCTTTGGAATCTGCTGCGTCGGCGGCGCCCCTCGGAGCCTTGGGTCCTTTGTTGGCCGCGCCTCCCCAATACACCAGCGCATTGACCGCTACTTTGAGTCAGGAACTGTTGAAATATAGTTTCGGAAAGACCGACAAGCAGCGTCGTAAAATGCTCCAGCAAAACGCGGTTATCAAACGGGACAACCTGATCGATACACTTTCCCGCCTCGTCGTCCAGACGTTGGTCGATTACTGGACTCTCAGTGTCTACGATTCCCAAGTCGCTACTTTCGAAAAATTGGAAAGAAACACCCGGGCGATCCGAGATATCACTGCGAGAAAAACGGGGCTCGGACTTTCCGAATCTTTCGAGCTGAACCAATGGAATTCCGCGGTAATGAACACCCAAAACAGTCTGGAAAAAGCCAAATTGGCAAGAGACACCGCGGAAAGGAACTTGGTTCGGGTTTTGAGCGTGGATCCTTCTTCCAAAATTGCCGGAATCACCGATTTGCAGGACAAGATTCCTGCAGACATACGACCGGAAAAGGATTACGAATACGCCTTACTGAATCGGATCGACTTAAAGAATCTGAGGAGACAAAAGGAAGTCGCCGACCTAGATCTGAAAATCAAGGAAGCGGAAGACATGCCCTCCCTTAAGATCAGTGGACGCTACTCTTCCCAAGGTCAAACGTTTCTAAACCCCCAAGCCAACTTCGTCAATCCGGATACCGGAGTTCTGTCCTTCAAATACCCGGATATGAACGCAAGTTTCAATCTTTCGTATCCGTTATTCGATTTGGGAATCAAGGCGAATATCCGGGACGCTAAAATCAAAGTAAAGGTATTGGCAAAGCAGGAAGAGGATTTGAAGGAACAGATCCGAGAGGAACTGAACGACCGTTTCGCTTCCCTTTCCGCAGGACAGGAATTGTTGGATTCGGCGATCCGCCAGAGAGACGAAGCCGAAAGTTATTATAAAGGCGTCCAAGTTCGTTACAGTCAGGGTCGTTTTACCGCAGTAGTGGTCAAACTCGCTCTGGATAATCTGATCAACGCGGAACTCCGACTCGCGCAGGCCAAGATCAACTTCAACGTGGACCTGATCCGATACAACTTGGCCAAGAATTACGTATTTGAAAAGTTCGGAGTGGAAGTCTCCAAAATCGTGGAAGAACTGTCCAAATACGATCCCGACGCGGAAAAAAAACCTTAA
- a CDS encoding thioredoxin domain-containing protein, translating to MDRTPKKLNRLASEKSPYLLQHSANPVDWFPWGSEAFEKAKAENKLVFLSIGYATCHWCHVMEKESFEDRATADVLNEHFISVKVDREERPDVDRIYMDALHAMNQQGGWPLNLFLTPEGKPITGGTYFPPVPKYGKKSFTEVLRILSDLWKEKAEELVEASEELAQFLKDSEETKALHRSEDLSLPERSVFENCFRMYDRFYDPDYAGFRTNGNNKFPSSMGLSFLLRFHKSAGESKALEMVEETLTAMKKGGIYDQIGGGLCRYSTDHKWLVPHFEKMLYDNSLFLEALVECFQVTGDEKYKEAAYDVLEYLFRDMKLPGGGISSAEDADSEGEEGLFYVWSRREFHEVCGSDAKLLEEFWNVTEPGNFENSNILHETFRVNFARKHGLEPEELNEIVIRSRKKLLERRSSRIRPLLDDKVLLSWNCLFVKAATKAALAFGDGELLGTAEESFHFLERKLIREDGRLLRRYREGEARFLGYSTDYAEFILASLFLFQAGKGLRYLNLALRYSEEAVRLFHTPAGVFFDTGSDAEDLLLRRSVDGYDGVEPSANSSFAYAFTLLAKMGIESEKYGKYADSIFSYFKKELETTPMNYPYMLSAYWLRSVVSRELAIVYSAKEELLPFWKGIGSLFLPDLVLVWATDKEAEELGERTSLLKGRVSEGGVRAYLCRDFSCELPVSKWETLRDKLV from the coding sequence ATGGACAGAACTCCTAAGAAATTAAACCGACTCGCGTCCGAAAAGAGTCCGTATCTACTCCAACATTCTGCGAACCCGGTGGATTGGTTTCCTTGGGGGAGCGAGGCTTTTGAAAAAGCGAAAGCCGAAAATAAGTTGGTCTTCCTTTCCATCGGTTATGCGACATGCCACTGGTGCCATGTGATGGAGAAGGAATCCTTCGAGGACCGGGCCACCGCAGACGTGTTGAACGAACATTTCATTTCAGTAAAAGTCGACCGCGAAGAAAGACCGGACGTGGATCGAATCTACATGGACGCGTTGCATGCGATGAACCAGCAAGGCGGGTGGCCTCTGAATCTTTTCCTGACTCCCGAAGGAAAACCGATCACAGGAGGAACATACTTCCCTCCTGTCCCGAAATACGGGAAAAAAAGTTTTACGGAAGTGCTCCGGATTCTTTCGGATTTGTGGAAGGAAAAGGCTGAGGAGCTCGTGGAGGCCTCCGAGGAACTGGCACAATTTTTAAAGGATTCGGAAGAGACGAAGGCGCTACATCGGAGCGAGGATCTTTCCTTGCCGGAACGTTCCGTGTTCGAGAATTGTTTTCGGATGTACGATCGATTTTACGATCCGGATTACGCCGGTTTCCGAACGAACGGGAACAATAAATTTCCATCCAGTATGGGGCTCTCCTTTTTGCTCCGGTTTCATAAGAGTGCGGGAGAATCCAAGGCTCTAGAGATGGTAGAGGAGACTTTGACCGCTATGAAGAAGGGCGGAATCTACGATCAGATCGGCGGAGGATTGTGCAGGTATTCCACGGATCATAAATGGTTGGTTCCTCATTTCGAAAAAATGCTCTACGACAATTCCCTTTTCCTGGAGGCCCTGGTGGAATGTTTCCAGGTTACCGGAGACGAGAAATACAAGGAAGCAGCGTATGACGTATTGGAATATCTATTTCGGGATATGAAACTTCCCGGAGGAGGGATTTCCAGCGCGGAGGACGCGGATTCAGAAGGGGAAGAGGGCCTATTTTACGTCTGGTCCAGGAGAGAATTCCACGAGGTTTGCGGTTCGGATGCAAAGTTGCTAGAGGAGTTTTGGAACGTAACCGAACCGGGAAATTTCGAAAATAGTAATATTTTGCACGAAACGTTCCGAGTGAATTTCGCGAGAAAGCACGGATTGGAACCGGAAGAGCTGAACGAAATCGTGATCAGGAGTCGGAAGAAACTTCTGGAAAGGAGATCCTCTCGGATTCGTCCCTTGCTCGACGATAAGGTACTTCTTTCCTGGAATTGTCTTTTTGTAAAAGCCGCCACTAAGGCCGCGCTCGCTTTCGGCGATGGGGAGCTTTTGGGTACAGCGGAGGAATCCTTCCATTTTCTGGAAAGGAAATTGATCCGGGAGGACGGCAGATTGCTACGAAGGTATCGCGAGGGAGAAGCGAGATTTCTAGGATACTCGACTGATTATGCGGAATTTATCTTAGCTTCTCTTTTTCTTTTCCAGGCGGGAAAAGGTCTGAGATATCTGAATTTGGCGTTACGATATTCGGAGGAAGCGGTTCGACTTTTCCATACTCCCGCAGGAGTTTTCTTCGATACCGGTTCGGACGCGGAAGACCTTCTACTTCGGCGCAGTGTGGACGGTTATGACGGTGTGGAACCTTCTGCGAACAGCTCTTTCGCATACGCTTTCACTCTTTTGGCGAAAATGGGGATCGAATCGGAAAAATACGGGAAGTATGCGGACTCGATTTTCTCCTATTTCAAAAAGGAACTCGAGACGACTCCGATGAATTATCCTTATATGCTTTCCGCTTATTGGCTCCGAAGCGTCGTTTCACGAGAACTTGCGATCGTTTATTCCGCCAAGGAGGAACTCCTGCCATTCTGGAAAGGAATCGGCTCCTTGTTTCTGCCGGACCTGGTTCTGGTCTGGGCGACGGACAAGGAAGCGGAGGAATTGGGAGAAAGGACTTCTTTGCTCAAAGGTCGCGTTTCCGAAGGCGGGGTCCGTGCCTATCTTTGTCGGGATTTCAGTTGCGAATTGCCGGTATCCAAGTGGGAGACTCTAAGAGACAAACTGGTTTAA
- the rsfS gene encoding ribosome silencing factor, with amino-acid sequence MTPASKNTPKETLEILKAVHKIMKDKKCEEIAVLNLESVNSYLSYFVICTVNSAVQANAVAREIKKTLKSFKLPHKETDKTGTSASSGWTLIDYGEFIIHIMTPEKREFYNLDRLWRDAERIPME; translated from the coding sequence ATGACTCCAGCCTCTAAAAACACCCCGAAAGAAACGTTAGAAATTCTGAAAGCCGTCCATAAGATTATGAAGGACAAAAAGTGCGAAGAGATCGCTGTGTTGAATCTCGAATCGGTCAATTCCTACTTAAGTTATTTCGTAATCTGCACCGTTAATTCCGCGGTCCAGGCAAACGCGGTCGCCAGAGAAATCAAAAAAACCTTGAAGTCGTTTAAACTTCCGCATAAAGAGACGGACAAAACGGGAACCTCCGCCTCATCCGGTTGGACTCTCATCGACTACGGAGAATTCATCATCCACATCATGACTCCGGAAAAAAGGGAGTTTTACAATTTGGATCGTCTTTGGAGGGACGCGGAAAGAATTCCTATGGAATGA
- a CDS encoding LCP family protein — protein MGSSKSSKPSFLLPLSITIGVLLVVVIFFLFKQLRRTGLDEKIGSGKPIHILIHAVGAEDSYEFGLLATIFPSQERVALFFVHPITTFEDPDDTLEQLKSKAQSAVANALEDILGSKPTYKIKVDAPSFIRLVDLLGGLPVYTDDRTSKNSPTYGRTPGLYTYSGNDVYDYVSHMEKRETLDYLDRISRQESAVLTLYETMYENRDLLNASWSEFAFSLVDTNLSKEDFYSLLKFITSRRFVFGVTELPGEPSQDPKTKRLYLKADLARAAAAFRKFQKDVSSEIFADGEFARTEVLNGTEVAGLAKDVRSILADKRIKVLSADNAWTKDVKKTVILDRSGNTAVSDKISSVLDKTKVYHVLRKDLGLDSTVLLGSDIQPKK, from the coding sequence TTGGGTTCCTCTAAATCTTCGAAACCGTCCTTTCTACTTCCCCTTTCGATCACGATAGGCGTTCTGCTGGTCGTCGTAATTTTTTTCCTATTCAAACAATTACGAAGAACCGGACTGGACGAAAAGATCGGTTCCGGCAAACCCATCCATATCCTAATCCATGCAGTGGGGGCGGAGGATTCCTATGAATTCGGCCTTTTGGCCACGATCTTTCCCTCTCAAGAGAGAGTGGCTTTATTTTTCGTACATCCGATTACTACGTTCGAAGATCCCGATGACACTCTCGAACAATTAAAATCCAAGGCCCAATCGGCGGTCGCGAACGCGTTGGAAGATATTCTCGGATCCAAACCCACTTACAAGATCAAAGTGGATGCTCCCTCTTTCATCCGACTCGTAGATCTACTGGGGGGGTTACCGGTCTACACGGACGATCGCACTTCCAAAAATTCCCCCACTTACGGGAGAACTCCCGGGCTTTATACCTATTCCGGAAATGATGTCTACGATTACGTTTCCCACATGGAAAAACGGGAAACCCTGGACTATCTGGATAGAATCAGCCGCCAGGAAAGTGCCGTCCTTACACTTTACGAAACTATGTATGAAAACCGAGACCTTTTAAACGCGAGTTGGTCGGAGTTCGCGTTTTCCCTCGTGGACACGAACCTTTCCAAAGAGGACTTCTATTCTCTTTTGAAATTCATAACCTCCCGCAGATTCGTTTTCGGAGTTACGGAACTCCCGGGAGAACCTTCCCAAGATCCGAAAACCAAACGATTGTATCTAAAGGCGGACCTAGCTAGGGCTGCTGCTGCATTCCGCAAGTTCCAAAAGGACGTTTCCTCCGAAATATTCGCGGACGGGGAATTCGCACGGACGGAAGTCTTGAACGGGACAGAAGTCGCGGGCCTCGCCAAAGACGTAAGAAGCATTCTGGCGGACAAAAGGATTAAGGTCCTCTCCGCGGATAATGCTTGGACCAAAGACGTCAAGAAAACTGTAATCCTAGACCGTTCCGGAAATACCGCGGTTTCCGATAAGATTTCCTCCGTACTGGATAAGACGAAAGTGTATCACGTACTACGCAAAGACCTAGGTTTGGATTCCACCGTTCTCCTCGGTTCCGACATCCAACCTAAAAAATGA
- the yqeK gene encoding bis(5'-nucleosyl)-tetraphosphatase (symmetrical) YqeK, with product MNPETIQKQTEYFIRIVPEEITVTRWEHSLRVAEIARELAEFHAPDFSSHAYLAGIIHDITKQKTKDFHLNVFREAKDEEGPLLPEAAWHARSAYHYLKGKYGLSNESILGAVKHHTLGGDGLGVLECILYASDFLGSDFAERQKDYAEWREEARRNLYQGVLNKAVHTLSDLLENRKEVHPRTIGMYHFALGKISN from the coding sequence ATGAACCCGGAAACGATACAAAAACAAACGGAATACTTCATCCGGATCGTTCCGGAGGAAATCACAGTGACCCGCTGGGAACATAGCCTGAGAGTCGCGGAGATTGCAAGGGAACTGGCCGAATTCCATGCTCCGGATTTTTCCTCGCACGCATATTTGGCCGGAATCATCCACGACATCACGAAACAAAAAACGAAGGACTTCCACCTGAATGTTTTTCGGGAAGCGAAGGACGAGGAAGGCCCCCTACTTCCGGAAGCCGCCTGGCATGCCCGTTCCGCGTATCACTACCTGAAGGGAAAATACGGACTTTCCAACGAATCGATTTTAGGCGCAGTCAAGCACCATACTTTAGGTGGGGACGGATTGGGAGTTTTAGAGTGCATTCTGTATGCTTCCGATTTTTTAGGGTCGGATTTTGCGGAAAGACAAAAGGATTACGCCGAATGGAGAGAAGAAGCCAGGAGAAATCTCTATCAGGGAGTTCTGAATAAGGCGGTCCATACGCTTTCCGATTTGTTGGAAAATCGAAAGGAAGTCCATCCCAGAACGATCGGAATGTATCACTTCGCTTTGGGGAAAATATCCAATTGA
- the nadD gene encoding nicotinate (nicotinamide) nucleotide adenylyltransferase codes for MPIPAAMPNVTGIFGGSFDPPHLGHLGIAESFWREFPEASELWILPNSLSPAKNEKHVSTGIILDMLHLQFGEMKNTRILDLELQKSGPSYTYDTLSELKRIMPERDYLLLVGEDQYAAFHLWKEWKGILSLVTTLLVFRRTSEITPLNPELDRFREKIVFLKNPIVPAASCDLRQELPEAIRTKRKPIALTEAVWQKILETNSYSK; via the coding sequence ATGCCCATTCCTGCCGCGATGCCGAACGTAACGGGAATTTTCGGCGGCAGTTTCGATCCTCCTCACCTCGGACATCTCGGAATTGCGGAATCTTTTTGGCGGGAATTTCCGGAGGCCTCCGAACTTTGGATCCTTCCCAACTCCCTCTCTCCCGCAAAAAACGAAAAGCACGTTTCCACCGGAATCATTCTGGACATGCTCCACCTCCAATTCGGAGAAATGAAAAACACGAGGATTCTGGATCTGGAACTGCAAAAATCCGGCCCGAGTTATACGTACGATACCTTGTCCGAACTGAAGAGAATCATGCCGGAACGGGATTATCTTCTGCTGGTGGGAGAAGACCAGTACGCCGCATTTCATCTCTGGAAAGAATGGAAAGGAATCCTATCTCTTGTAACGACCCTTCTCGTATTTCGCAGAACTTCCGAGATCACTCCCCTCAATCCTGAGTTGGATCGATTCCGCGAAAAGATCGTTTTCTTGAAGAACCCGATCGTTCCCGCCGCTTCCTGCGACCTCCGACAAGAACTTCCGGAAGCGATCCGGACAAAGCGGAAACCGATTGCGCTCACCGAGGCAGTGTGGCAAAAGATTCTAGAGACGAACTCGTATTCGAAGTGA
- a CDS encoding glutamate-5-semialdehyde dehydrogenase, which yields MIQRSVELEYVEELCRKAQTASRELRKLNTFRKNSVLEKLAEALQARKSTILSENSKDLTAGKEKGLSEAMLDRLALDEKRISNLSKAVLEIKALPDPIGEVVRGLTLPNGIRLSTKRVPLGVVMVIYESRPNVTIDVGALSFKSGNSCILRGGSEAFHSNRILSDIFRDCISAAGISPDVVTFVDQTDREFMLPFLKQTRTVDLVVPRGGEGLIRFVSENSLIPVVKHDKGVVNLYIDKTADPKKAVPIALNSKVQRPGVCNAVENLVLHSGYPHSKELLQSLSEKGVRLLLDPPSLALFPSGEPVKNENYWEEFLDLRLSVKTVDTIEEAVHFISETSSGHTEAIVTEDLQAANYFKESLDSAALFVNLSTRFHDGGEFGLGAEVGISTGKLHVRGPMGLVHLTTTTTFAEGEGQVRS from the coding sequence ATGATCCAAAGATCCGTCGAACTCGAATACGTGGAGGAACTCTGCCGTAAGGCCCAGACCGCCTCTCGTGAATTACGAAAACTGAATACTTTCCGAAAAAACTCCGTCTTGGAAAAACTCGCCGAAGCCTTACAGGCGAGAAAATCTACAATCCTTTCGGAGAACTCCAAGGACCTGACCGCAGGGAAAGAAAAGGGATTGTCGGAAGCGATGCTAGATCGTTTAGCCTTGGATGAAAAGAGAATCTCCAATCTCTCTAAGGCCGTATTGGAAATCAAGGCCCTCCCCGACCCGATCGGAGAAGTGGTCCGCGGACTCACTCTTCCTAACGGAATCAGACTCTCTACAAAGCGAGTCCCCCTAGGCGTAGTGATGGTGATCTACGAGTCCAGACCGAATGTGACGATAGACGTGGGAGCCCTTTCCTTCAAATCGGGGAACTCCTGCATTTTAAGAGGAGGAAGCGAAGCTTTCCATTCGAATCGTATCCTCTCCGACATCTTTCGGGATTGTATTTCTGCCGCGGGAATTTCTCCGGACGTCGTCACCTTCGTGGACCAAACGGATCGCGAATTCATGCTCCCTTTCCTGAAACAGACCCGCACCGTGGACTTGGTCGTTCCTAGAGGGGGCGAAGGGCTGATCCGTTTCGTTTCCGAAAACTCTCTGATTCCTGTGGTCAAGCACGACAAAGGAGTCGTAAATCTGTACATAGATAAGACGGCCGACCCTAAAAAAGCGGTCCCGATCGCGCTGAATTCCAAAGTGCAGCGCCCGGGAGTCTGCAACGCGGTCGAAAATTTGGTTCTCCATTCCGGCTATCCTCATTCCAAAGAACTGTTGCAATCCCTCTCCGAGAAAGGAGTCCGACTTTTGTTGGATCCTCCTTCCCTGGCTCTGTTTCCTTCCGGCGAACCGGTGAAAAACGAGAATTATTGGGAGGAATTTTTGGATCTCCGACTCTCCGTAAAAACGGTGGATACCATCGAAGAAGCGGTGCATTTTATCTCGGAAACTTCTTCCGGTCATACGGAGGCCATCGTGACTGAGGATCTGCAAGCGGCGAACTACTTCAAAGAATCCTTAGACTCGGCTGCACTCTTCGTGAATCTCTCCACAAGATTCCATGATGGAGGGGAATTCGGACTAGGCGCGGAAGTGGGAATCTCCACCGGCAAACTTCATGTTCGAGGACCGATGGGCCTGGTCCACCTTACGACTACGACCACATTCGCGGAAGGAGAAGGTCAGGTCCGGAGTTGA
- the proB gene encoding glutamate 5-kinase: MNRSDLDEKIRNANTVVIKIGSARLSGSEEEVNDFLFQLVADVRHLRDQGKKVVVVSSGAIARGRKMSETLPSIVNAGDSLSEKQALAAMGQNRLVNLYDSFFSKVNLPIAQILFGVLDLETGEGFKNLKSTFRQLLDWGVLPIVNENDSVATEELKFGDNDVLSAVVSLIVEADILVILTGVSGFLREGKTVSYLPEVGSEELANAGGPSGPGTGGMYTKLKAATILKEAGIPTGIIDGAEKNCVRRFLEENRLGTLVGGNGKNRSYSEEEIKSILQSKRNGGTSR; the protein is encoded by the coding sequence ATGAATAGATCGGATTTGGACGAAAAAATCCGTAACGCGAACACCGTCGTAATCAAGATCGGCTCTGCCAGACTATCTGGCTCGGAAGAGGAAGTGAACGATTTTCTATTCCAATTGGTAGCGGATGTGCGCCACCTACGCGATCAGGGAAAAAAAGTCGTAGTGGTTTCCTCGGGCGCGATCGCACGGGGAAGAAAAATGTCGGAAACTCTTCCCTCAATCGTGAACGCCGGAGACTCGCTTTCCGAGAAGCAGGCCTTGGCCGCGATGGGACAGAATCGTCTCGTCAATCTCTACGACAGTTTTTTTTCCAAGGTCAACCTACCCATCGCTCAGATCCTATTCGGAGTTCTGGATCTGGAAACGGGAGAAGGATTCAAAAACCTGAAAAGCACATTCCGCCAACTCCTGGACTGGGGGGTGCTCCCGATCGTGAACGAAAACGATTCGGTCGCCACGGAAGAACTTAAGTTCGGAGACAACGACGTTTTGTCCGCCGTGGTCAGTCTAATCGTAGAAGCCGATATCCTCGTCATCCTCACGGGAGTCTCCGGTTTTCTTCGGGAAGGAAAAACCGTTTCCTATCTTCCGGAAGTCGGTTCGGAGGAACTCGCAAACGCGGGAGGCCCGAGCGGACCGGGAACAGGCGGGATGTACACCAAACTTAAGGCGGCGACCATCCTAAAAGAGGCCGGAATCCCTACGGGAATCATAGACGGAGCGGAGAAAAACTGCGTGCGTCGTTTCTTGGAAGAGAATAGACTGGGGACATTGGTGGGAGGAAACGGCAAAAACCGTTCCTATTCCGAGGAGGAGATCAAGTCTATCCTCCAGTCCAAGAGAAACGGAGGAACATCCAGATGA
- the obgE gene encoding GTPase ObgE has protein sequence MEKFVDEIVIEVTAGHGGAGSMHFRHEKYVEFGGPDGGDGGIGGDVLFRTNLSMITLDRYLTKRKFRAMEGFPGEGNNRSGKKGEDLILFVPLGTQIYDEDSGELLFDFIADELEFCVAKGGRGGKGNSHFKSSTHQAPKFSQPGEDGEYKHLRLSLKLLADVGIVGLPNAGKSTLLSKITEAHPKIAGYAFTTLSPNLGVVKRRGDIYRYTIADIPGIVEGASKGIGLGLSFLRHIERVKGILYVFDASALDIESDFKMLRAELETYNKQLLDRPHLIVLNKIDVWEDQNFTKELLESVSSLGKVIPISAKESVNLERLLEIMDETFFKHELEKHKVTDEERQATEGQDE, from the coding sequence ATGGAAAAGTTCGTAGACGAAATCGTAATCGAGGTGACTGCGGGCCACGGCGGAGCCGGTTCCATGCATTTTCGTCACGAGAAATATGTAGAGTTCGGCGGACCCGATGGAGGTGACGGAGGAATAGGAGGAGACGTCTTATTCCGAACGAACCTTTCCATGATCACCTTGGACCGGTATCTTACGAAAAGAAAGTTCCGGGCTATGGAGGGATTTCCGGGAGAAGGAAACAACCGCTCCGGAAAGAAAGGCGAAGACCTGATTCTTTTCGTTCCCCTAGGAACCCAAATTTACGACGAAGACAGCGGTGAACTTCTTTTCGACTTCATCGCCGACGAATTGGAATTCTGCGTAGCGAAAGGAGGACGGGGAGGAAAAGGGAATTCCCATTTCAAATCCTCCACTCACCAAGCGCCGAAATTTTCCCAACCTGGAGAAGACGGAGAATACAAACACCTTCGTCTCAGCCTAAAATTGCTCGCAGATGTGGGCATCGTAGGACTTCCGAACGCAGGCAAGTCCACCCTACTCTCCAAAATCACGGAGGCCCATCCTAAAATCGCGGGCTACGCCTTCACCACCCTTTCTCCCAATCTGGGAGTGGTAAAGAGAAGGGGAGATATCTACCGGTATACGATCGCGGATATCCCGGGAATCGTAGAGGGGGCGAGTAAAGGGATCGGCCTCGGACTCTCCTTTTTGAGGCACATAGAGCGGGTAAAAGGGATCCTTTACGTCTTCGACGCCAGCGCTTTGGATATAGAATCCGACTTCAAAATGCTAAGAGCGGAATTAGAAACTTATAATAAACAATTACTAGACCGTCCCCATTTGATCGTATTGAACAAGATCGATGTGTGGGAAGACCAAAACTTCACCAAAGAACTTCTGGAATCCGTTTCTTCCTTGGGGAAAGTGATTCCGATTTCTGCAAAGGAATCGGTCAATCTGGAGCGATTACTGGAAATCATGGACGAAACTTTCTTTAAACACGAATTGGAAAAGCATAAGGTAACCGACGAAGAAAGACAAGCGACGGAAGGCCAGGATGAATAG